Proteins encoded in a region of the Streptomyces akebiae genome:
- a CDS encoding cytochrome P450 family protein, whose amino-acid sequence MGHPSPLVIDPTGRDIHGEAARIRETGPATRVVLPGPPAVEAWAVSSPELLKRLLTDPRVSKDARQHWPRFAAGEITPEWPLFTWVAVQNMFTAYGGDHRRLRTLVAKAFTARRTNALQPRIEEITKGLLDRIEEGFRRGESVDLREEFCYPLPIQVITDLFGLPEERGLELRELVDRIFDTSADPGEMTAAFGRLQTVLAELVAVKRESPDDDLTSGLIAARDEDDARLSEQELIDTLVLMISAGHETTVNLLDQAVHALLTHPEQVAHVREGRATWDDVIEETLRVQAPVASLPLRYAVEDLVLAEFGGPEGVVIARGEPILAAYAAAGRSPERHGKDADVFDVTRADKEHLAFGHGVHHCLGAPLGRLEARIALPALFARFPKLELGVTGEQLGHVESFISNGHRHLPVRTA is encoded by the coding sequence ATGGGCCACCCGAGCCCCTTAGTGATCGACCCGACCGGCCGTGACATCCACGGTGAGGCGGCCCGTATCCGCGAGACGGGTCCGGCGACCCGGGTCGTGCTGCCGGGGCCGCCGGCCGTCGAGGCCTGGGCCGTCAGCAGCCCCGAACTGCTCAAGCGGCTCCTCACCGACCCCCGGGTGTCGAAGGACGCGCGGCAGCACTGGCCGAGGTTCGCCGCCGGTGAGATCACCCCGGAGTGGCCGCTGTTCACCTGGGTCGCCGTGCAGAACATGTTCACCGCGTACGGCGGGGACCACAGGCGGCTGCGCACCCTGGTCGCCAAGGCGTTCACCGCGCGCCGCACCAACGCCCTCCAGCCGCGTATCGAGGAGATCACCAAGGGTCTGCTGGACCGGATCGAGGAGGGCTTCCGGCGCGGGGAGAGCGTCGATCTCCGGGAGGAGTTCTGCTACCCGCTGCCGATCCAGGTGATCACCGACCTCTTCGGGCTGCCCGAAGAACGCGGCCTGGAACTGCGGGAGTTGGTCGACAGGATCTTCGACACGTCCGCCGACCCCGGTGAGATGACCGCCGCGTTCGGGCGATTGCAGACCGTGCTGGCCGAACTCGTCGCCGTCAAGCGGGAGTCGCCCGATGACGACCTCACCTCCGGGCTGATCGCCGCGCGCGACGAGGACGACGCCCGGCTCAGCGAGCAGGAGCTGATCGACACGCTGGTGCTGATGATCAGCGCCGGGCACGAGACCACCGTCAACCTCCTCGACCAGGCCGTCCACGCCCTGCTGACCCACCCCGAGCAGGTCGCCCATGTCCGGGAGGGCCGGGCGACCTGGGACGACGTGATCGAGGAGACGCTGCGGGTGCAGGCGCCGGTGGCGAGCCTGCCGTTGCGCTACGCCGTGGAGGACCTCGTCCTCGCGGAGTTCGGCGGCCCGGAGGGTGTGGTGATCGCGCGGGGCGAGCCGATCCTGGCCGCCTACGCGGCCGCCGGGCGCAGCCCCGAACGCCACGGGAAGGACGCCGACGTCTTCGACGTCACCCGGGCCGACAAGGAACACCTCGCCTTCGGTCACGGAGTGCACCACTGCCTGGGCGCCCCGCTCGGCCGACTGGAGGCCCGCATCGCGCTCCCGGCGCTCTTCGCCCGCTTCCCGAAGCTCGAACTGGGAGTCACGGGCGAGCAGTTGGGACACGTGGAGTCCTTCATCTCCAACGGCCACCGCCACCTCCCGGTCCGCACCGCCTGA
- a CDS encoding cytochrome P450, which yields MYGPEFAADPAAFYRRARTTGPTTPVELAPGVRATLVTSYDAALHVLRSTETFSKDPRRWNDLADGTVPPDSPVVPMMMYRPNALFSDGEEHRRLRGAITDSLARVEPNTLRGYVERSADTLIDRFAPTGKADLLGEYAQVLPLLVFNHLFGCPAELGLKLVEGMSGIFDGVDAERANELLSTTLLELVTLKRKQPGPDVTSWLTLHPAGLTDEEMIHTLVVLMGAGTEPQQNLIANALRLLLSDDRFAGDLSGGSLPVEDALDEVLWTDPPMANYAVHYPKRDVVYEGALLKAGDPLVVSLAAANTDPALTNDQRTGNRAHLAWSAGPHNCPAQSEARLIASVAVEKLLDRLPDVDLAVPVGALEWRPGPFHRALAALPVTFPPAAVVGARAQTPRPAASRRQGPYGAAPAAREPDPTRPRNGWTRLLSWWRGE from the coding sequence ATGTACGGACCGGAGTTCGCCGCCGACCCGGCCGCGTTCTACCGGCGCGCCCGCACGACCGGGCCGACCACACCCGTCGAGCTGGCCCCCGGCGTACGGGCCACCCTCGTCACCTCCTACGACGCGGCCCTGCACGTCCTGCGCAGCACCGAGACCTTCTCCAAGGACCCGCGCCGCTGGAACGACCTCGCGGACGGCACCGTCCCCCCGGACAGCCCCGTCGTCCCGATGATGATGTACCGGCCCAACGCCCTGTTCTCCGACGGCGAGGAGCACCGGCGGCTGCGCGGCGCCATCACCGACAGTCTCGCCCGGGTCGAGCCCAACACCCTGCGCGGCTATGTCGAACGCAGCGCCGACACCCTGATCGACCGGTTCGCGCCCACGGGCAAGGCGGACCTCCTCGGCGAGTACGCCCAGGTGCTGCCCCTGCTCGTCTTCAACCACCTCTTCGGCTGCCCGGCCGAGCTGGGGCTGAAGCTGGTCGAGGGCATGTCCGGCATCTTCGACGGGGTGGACGCCGAGCGTGCCAACGAACTGCTCAGCACCACACTCCTCGAACTGGTCACGCTCAAGCGGAAGCAGCCCGGGCCGGACGTGACGTCGTGGCTCACCCTGCACCCGGCGGGGCTCACCGACGAGGAGATGATCCACACCCTCGTGGTCCTCATGGGCGCGGGCACCGAACCGCAGCAGAACCTCATCGCCAACGCACTGCGTTTGCTGCTCTCCGACGACCGCTTCGCCGGTGACCTGTCCGGCGGCAGCCTTCCCGTCGAGGACGCCCTCGACGAGGTGTTGTGGACCGATCCGCCGATGGCCAACTACGCCGTGCACTACCCGAAGCGGGACGTGGTGTACGAGGGCGCCCTGCTGAAGGCCGGCGATCCACTCGTCGTCTCGCTGGCCGCCGCCAACACCGACCCGGCCCTGACGAACGATCAGCGCACCGGCAACCGGGCCCACTTGGCGTGGAGCGCGGGCCCGCACAACTGCCCCGCGCAGAGCGAGGCCCGCCTGATCGCCTCGGTGGCGGTGGAGAAGCTCCTCGACCGGCTGCCCGACGTCGACCTCGCCGTACCCGTGGGGGCGTTGGAGTGGCGTCCGGGCCCCTTCCACCGGGCCCTCGCCGCGCTGCCGGTGACCTTCCCGCCGGCGGCCGTCGTAGGCGCGCGGGCCCAGACCCCCAGGCCCGCCGCGAGCCGCCGACAGGGGCCGTACGGTGCCGCCCCGGCTGCCCGGGAGCCCGATCCCACCCGCCCGAGGAACGGCTGGACCCGCCTGCTGTCCTGGTGGCGGGGCGAGTAG
- a CDS encoding GTP-binding protein, producing the protein MGSAPASDDVYLRPTVRTAAKLLVVGHFAVGKTTFVGTLSEIRPLRTEEVMTEAGALVDDLAGTRDKTTTTVAMDFGRLTLDDSLVLYLFGTPGQQRFAKLWQDMTRGALGALVLADTRRLSHSFDVMGVLEELGLPYAVAVNDFDGAPVHGLEEVREALDLLDETPLVRCDARDPDSSTRALIALVEYLLSRTTEREPA; encoded by the coding sequence ATGGGCTCCGCGCCCGCCTCTGACGACGTCTATCTGCGGCCCACGGTGCGAACGGCCGCCAAGCTGCTCGTCGTCGGTCACTTCGCGGTCGGCAAGACCACGTTCGTCGGCACGCTCTCCGAGATCCGGCCGCTGCGCACCGAGGAGGTCATGACCGAGGCCGGCGCGCTCGTCGACGACCTCGCCGGCACCCGCGACAAGACCACCACCACGGTCGCCATGGACTTCGGCCGTCTCACCCTCGACGACTCCCTGGTGCTGTATCTGTTCGGCACCCCCGGTCAGCAGCGCTTCGCCAAGCTCTGGCAGGACATGACCCGCGGTGCCCTCGGCGCGCTGGTCCTCGCCGACACCCGCCGGCTGTCCCACTCCTTCGACGTGATGGGCGTCCTGGAGGAGCTGGGCCTGCCGTACGCCGTCGCCGTCAACGACTTCGACGGAGCCCCCGTGCACGGTCTGGAGGAGGTGCGCGAGGCCCTCGACCTGCTGGACGAGACCCCGCTGGTGCGCTGCGACGCCCGCGACCCGGACTCCTCCACCCGGGCGCTGATCGCCCTCGTCGAGTACCTCCTGAGCCGCACGACCGAAAGGGAGCCCGCGTGA
- a CDS encoding DUF742 domain-containing protein, with translation MTPRRPRGRLVRSYVVTDGRAHPTRNTLDLVTLLVAATDLPLTGLNPEKRRVMDLCRPGSLSLAEVASHLELPVSVTKVLVADLMDSGHIVTRAPSPAIEWTHAGGPPAAARPSDASILQEVLDGLRARL, from the coding sequence ATGACCCCCCGCCGGCCCCGGGGGCGACTGGTGCGGTCGTACGTCGTCACCGACGGCCGCGCCCACCCGACCCGCAACACCCTGGACCTGGTCACGCTGCTCGTCGCCGCGACCGATCTGCCGCTGACCGGCCTCAACCCGGAGAAGCGCCGGGTGATGGACCTGTGCCGGCCCGGCTCGCTCTCCCTGGCCGAGGTGGCGAGCCACCTGGAACTGCCGGTCAGCGTGACGAAGGTGCTGGTCGCCGACCTCATGGACAGCGGTCACATCGTCACCCGCGCACCGTCCCCCGCGATCGAGTGGACGCACGCGGGGGGACCCCCAGCGGCCGCCCGGCCGTCCGACGCAAGCATCCTCCAGGAGGTCCTCGATGGGCTCCGCGCCCGCCTCTGA
- a CDS encoding roadblock/LC7 domain-containing protein codes for MIEPTNNELGWMLDDVLKVPEARHAILLSADGMLRAHSADIDRDDAERLAAGLSGLQSISRTTSEFCGPADRPWRQTLIEFGHGFVFLVAAGEGAYLAVSTGDEVDMEAVTYRMHKLVDRLGKELTSPARLDTGSRA; via the coding sequence ATGATCGAGCCCACGAACAACGAGCTGGGCTGGATGCTCGACGACGTGCTGAAGGTCCCCGAGGCGCGGCACGCCATCCTGCTCTCCGCCGACGGCATGCTCCGCGCCCACTCCGCCGACATCGACCGCGACGACGCCGAGCGCCTCGCCGCCGGGCTCTCGGGACTGCAGTCCATCAGCCGCACCACCTCGGAGTTCTGCGGCCCCGCCGACCGCCCGTGGCGACAGACCCTGATCGAGTTCGGACACGGCTTCGTCTTCCTCGTCGCGGCCGGCGAGGGTGCCTACCTCGCGGTCTCCACCGGCGACGAGGTCGACATGGAGGCGGTGACGTACCGCATGCACAAACTCGTCGACCGGCTCGGCAAGGAGCTGACCAGTCCGGCACGACTGGACACGGGCAGCAGGGCATGA
- a CDS encoding ATP-binding protein, which translates to MTEPISQAVTWALAVALFVTAVLLLRQHGITRRQRARNAVLADDVRAREEELRHLVTVRLPALADHPGQAVPGVGPLDGRLAGTEFGKGLDEVLARFSGAVEHAQHRADQSAKAALKASMRSIQALANEQQMSISEMQERHDDPDVLRDLLEVDHTNAQFGRRAQAIAVLCGSWPGRQRATSPLVEVVRGATSRIRDYRRVRVHGRVDLAVESRAVEPVVLAIAELLDNAARHSQPNTTVEVNVQNVHNGACVIIDDAGVGMDAHAVQRATRLLTGDDQVDVTRLDDPPQFGFAVIGMLARRYGFTVSVDTRSPYGGVRAVAFLPTALLTHLEPAAPEPPIDLTPVTGTAPGPRPATGETAPADTTEGGLPKRRRRTPRRTAPEPEPAAQTEEPPGRSPEENARLMGAFARGTRFGRAAGRILDEEEYVPDRDRDRASADADPASPTPHENEGTPHA; encoded by the coding sequence ATGACCGAACCGATATCGCAGGCGGTGACCTGGGCCCTCGCGGTGGCCCTGTTCGTCACCGCCGTACTCCTGCTGCGCCAGCACGGGATCACCAGGCGCCAGCGCGCGAGGAACGCGGTCCTGGCCGACGACGTGCGGGCCCGGGAGGAGGAGCTGCGCCATCTGGTCACGGTCCGCCTGCCGGCCCTCGCCGACCATCCCGGCCAGGCCGTCCCCGGCGTCGGACCGCTCGACGGCCGCCTCGCCGGTACGGAGTTCGGCAAGGGCCTCGACGAGGTGCTCGCCCGCTTCTCCGGCGCCGTCGAGCACGCGCAGCACCGCGCCGACCAGTCCGCCAAGGCCGCCCTCAAGGCGTCCATGCGCTCGATCCAGGCCCTCGCCAACGAGCAGCAGATGTCCATCTCCGAGATGCAGGAGCGGCACGACGACCCCGACGTGCTGCGCGACCTCCTCGAAGTCGACCACACCAACGCCCAGTTCGGCCGACGCGCCCAGGCCATCGCCGTACTCTGCGGCTCCTGGCCGGGCCGGCAGCGGGCCACCTCCCCGCTGGTCGAGGTCGTCCGGGGCGCCACCTCGCGCATCCGCGACTACCGGCGCGTCCGCGTCCACGGCCGGGTCGACCTCGCGGTGGAGAGCCGTGCCGTGGAACCGGTCGTCCTCGCGATCGCCGAGCTCCTCGACAACGCGGCCCGGCACTCCCAGCCCAACACCACCGTCGAGGTGAACGTCCAGAACGTGCACAACGGGGCGTGTGTGATCATCGACGACGCCGGCGTCGGCATGGACGCCCACGCCGTGCAGCGCGCCACCCGGCTGCTCACCGGGGACGACCAGGTGGACGTCACCCGACTCGACGACCCGCCCCAGTTCGGCTTCGCCGTCATCGGGATGCTCGCCCGCCGCTACGGATTCACCGTCTCCGTGGACACCCGCTCGCCGTACGGCGGTGTCCGCGCCGTCGCCTTCCTGCCCACCGCGCTGCTCACCCACCTGGAGCCCGCCGCCCCGGAGCCACCGATCGACCTGACGCCCGTGACCGGGACCGCCCCCGGTCCCCGCCCGGCCACCGGCGAGACCGCGCCCGCCGACACCACCGAGGGCGGACTGCCCAAGCGCCGCCGGCGCACCCCGAGGCGGACCGCCCCCGAACCGGAGCCCGCGGCACAGACCGAGGAGCCACCCGGCCGATCGCCCGAGGAGAACGCCCGTCTCATGGGCGCCTTCGCCCGAGGCACCCGATTCGGCCGGGCGGCGGGACGCATCCTCGACGAGGAGGAGTACGTGCCGGACCGCGACCGCGACCGCGCCTCCGCCGACGCCGACCCCGCGTCGCCCACCCCCCACGAGAACGAAGGGACCCCCCACGCATGA
- a CDS encoding helix-turn-helix domain-containing protein codes for MPAGSYSVEALTTEELAPRERADFWTEQIGSYQSRMGFRYARSENFRGATVRQRTDTYQLVKYRSDEIEYTRTMRQVRQDPDEDYRLLLPMSGEIVLRQDGEEARLTPGTAALVTFAAPFQCLQSDAIDAFILTIPAREVDGRLNNRSPVASGLNLATGLGRIVGSMLTGLHEEREHLTDPEFNAVSDRVVELVCMLAAGDDRPDAPGQLGEVEAMVRRYVRDHAADPNLTGTAVARALGWSLRQIQLALQKAGTTPRELIREERLRLVRDRLLCAECEHLTITDLAYSAGFSSASALSTAFRRRYGVSPREMRQSIR; via the coding sequence TTGCCCGCGGGAAGTTACAGCGTCGAGGCGCTGACCACCGAGGAGCTGGCCCCGCGTGAGCGCGCCGACTTCTGGACCGAGCAGATCGGCTCGTACCAGTCCCGGATGGGCTTCAGATACGCACGGTCGGAGAACTTCCGCGGTGCGACCGTCCGGCAGCGCACCGACACGTACCAGTTGGTGAAGTACCGGTCCGACGAGATCGAGTACACCCGCACGATGCGCCAGGTGCGCCAGGATCCGGACGAGGACTACCGGCTGCTGCTGCCGATGAGCGGCGAGATCGTGCTGCGGCAGGACGGCGAGGAGGCCCGGCTGACCCCGGGCACGGCGGCGCTGGTCACTTTCGCCGCACCGTTCCAGTGCCTGCAGAGCGACGCCATCGACGCGTTCATCCTCACCATCCCGGCCCGCGAGGTGGACGGCCGGCTCAACAACAGGTCGCCGGTGGCCAGTGGGCTGAACCTCGCGACCGGTCTCGGCCGTATCGTCGGCTCGATGCTGACCGGGCTGCACGAGGAGCGCGAGCACCTCACCGACCCGGAGTTCAACGCCGTCTCCGACCGGGTGGTGGAGCTGGTGTGCATGCTGGCCGCCGGCGACGACCGTCCCGACGCCCCGGGACAGTTGGGCGAGGTGGAGGCGATGGTCCGCCGCTATGTGCGCGACCACGCGGCCGATCCGAACCTCACGGGTACGGCGGTGGCGCGCGCCCTCGGCTGGTCGCTGCGTCAGATCCAACTGGCTCTGCAGAAGGCCGGCACCACGCCCCGCGAGCTGATCCGGGAGGAGCGGCTGCGTCTGGTCCGGGACCGCTTACTGTGCGCGGAGTGCGAGCATCTGACGATCACGGATCTCGCCTACTCCGCCGGCTTCTCGTCCGCGAGTGCCCTGAGCACGGCCTTCCGGCGACGCTACGGCGTCAGTCCCCGGGAGATGAGGCAGAGTATACGCTGA
- a CDS encoding sensor histidine kinase, whose product MPEPPPFATTPEHGRPETTTPPSRHRHGKPGVSDSANSSAAQPRLTRLAVLPAAFMAGISTAVTGTVLRLQEGTADAATWGVLAGGAVLGCGCLAGAVLSARKRARSDAQRAESLRRAITTGNWALDEDLTRLKRGEQLLSRGFTYQASRGEDPFQKLEYDVTEAQHRAREALVWAASYFQAASDDNSDKVEVFVNLARRLQSLVHRTIRELDDLENQVEDPDLLRRIFGIDHLATRIRRHAENLAVLGGAVSRRQWTNPVTLTEVLRSSIAEVEQYSRVKLVPPIEGTLRGHAVADVIHLLAELVENATMFSHPDTQILLRSRRVTAGIAIEVEDRGLGIPQEDQDRINKLLADPARIDVAKLLADGRIGLFVVSSLARRHGIAVQLQGNIYGGVQAILVLPQGLLGDEEGQAPVQAPVQARQPAAPRPAQTPPPGWQPPQHAAPPAAGPSHAHAAPPPHHASQAGPPPGVPQRSAAPAPPPPGARHERARPVADVRSEYRPSGYERPAPGPQGSGRPNLPKRRAMEHLAPELRQGPAPRPDTTEQELNFSPGLLAGINRGFGLAGATSDAIPVDDARWAPPQPQGEEPHHGER is encoded by the coding sequence ATGCCTGAACCCCCACCCTTCGCAACGACCCCGGAACACGGTCGGCCGGAGACGACGACTCCCCCGTCCCGTCACCGGCACGGAAAGCCCGGGGTGTCGGATTCCGCGAACTCCTCCGCAGCACAGCCCCGACTGACGCGGCTCGCCGTTCTCCCGGCCGCGTTCATGGCCGGAATATCCACCGCCGTCACGGGCACGGTCCTGCGGCTCCAGGAGGGCACGGCCGACGCCGCCACCTGGGGAGTGCTGGCGGGCGGTGCGGTCCTGGGCTGCGGCTGTCTGGCCGGAGCCGTGCTGTCGGCCAGGAAGCGGGCCAGGTCCGACGCGCAGCGCGCCGAGTCGCTGCGCCGGGCCATCACCACCGGCAACTGGGCGCTCGACGAGGACCTGACCCGCCTCAAGCGCGGCGAACAGCTGCTCTCGCGCGGCTTCACCTACCAGGCCTCGCGCGGCGAAGACCCGTTCCAGAAGCTGGAGTACGACGTCACGGAGGCCCAGCACCGGGCCCGCGAGGCGCTCGTCTGGGCGGCGAGCTACTTCCAGGCGGCCTCCGACGACAACAGCGACAAGGTCGAGGTCTTCGTCAACCTGGCCCGTCGGCTCCAGTCGCTCGTCCACCGCACCATCCGTGAACTGGACGATCTGGAGAACCAGGTCGAGGACCCGGACCTGCTCCGCCGCATCTTCGGCATCGACCACCTGGCCACCCGAATACGCCGGCACGCCGAGAACCTCGCGGTGCTCGGCGGGGCGGTCTCCCGCCGCCAGTGGACGAATCCGGTGACGCTGACCGAGGTGCTGCGGTCCTCCATCGCCGAGGTCGAGCAGTACTCCCGCGTCAAACTGGTGCCGCCCATCGAGGGCACGCTGCGCGGCCACGCGGTCGCCGACGTCATCCACCTGCTGGCCGAGTTGGTCGAGAACGCCACGATGTTCTCCCACCCGGACACCCAGATCCTCCTGCGCTCCCGCCGGGTGACCGCCGGCATCGCCATCGAGGTGGAGGACCGCGGCCTGGGCATCCCCCAGGAGGACCAGGACCGGATCAACAAGCTGCTCGCCGACCCGGCCCGCATCGACGTCGCCAAGCTGCTCGCCGACGGCCGGATCGGTCTGTTCGTGGTGTCCTCGCTGGCCCGCCGGCACGGCATCGCGGTCCAGCTGCAGGGCAACATCTACGGCGGCGTGCAGGCCATCCTCGTCCTCCCGCAGGGCCTGCTGGGCGACGAGGAGGGACAGGCGCCCGTCCAGGCCCCGGTCCAGGCACGGCAGCCCGCCGCCCCCCGGCCGGCGCAGACGCCCCCGCCCGGCTGGCAGCCCCCGCAGCACGCGGCTCCCCCGGCCGCCGGACCGTCCCACGCGCACGCGGCTCCCCCGCCGCACCACGCCTCTCAGGCCGGTCCCCCGCCGGGCGTGCCGCAGCGGTCGGCAGCCCCGGCGCCGCCCCCGCCGGGCGCCCGGCACGAGCGGGCGCGGCCCGTCGCCGACGTACGGTCGGAGTACCGGCCCTCCGGGTACGAGCGTCCGGCGCCCGGCCCGCAGGGGTCCGGCAGGCCGAACCTGCCCAAGCGGCGTGCCATGGAGCATCTGGCGCCCGAGCTCCGTCAGGGGCCGGCGCCGCGTCCCGACACCACCGAGCAGGAACTGAACTTCAGCCCCGGCCTCCTGGCCGGTATCAATCGAGGCTTCGGTCTCGCCGGCGCGACCTCCGACGCGATCCCCGTCGACGACGCGCGCTGGGCCCCGCCCCAACCGCAAGGAGAAGAACCCCACCATGGTGAGCGATAG
- a CDS encoding roadblock/LC7 domain-containing protein has protein sequence MVSDSHPTGQNIDWLLDNLKKTVPGTRQVLLLSSDGLSKAHVDLSTDDADRLAAIASGLNSLGRSFGHDRVLGNGGTVRQVIVELHNGILIVASAGHGAVLAVTADASTHTETLGYEMGMLIRAVQPFLATPARRPTIAPSSAGM, from the coding sequence ATGGTGAGCGATAGCCACCCCACCGGGCAGAACATCGACTGGCTGCTGGACAACCTCAAGAAGACCGTACCCGGTACCCGGCAGGTCCTGTTGCTGTCGTCCGACGGCTTGAGCAAGGCACATGTGGATCTGAGCACCGACGACGCCGACCGGCTGGCCGCGATAGCCTCCGGGCTCAACTCCCTGGGCCGTTCCTTCGGTCACGACAGGGTGCTGGGCAACGGCGGCACCGTCCGTCAGGTCATCGTCGAGCTGCACAACGGCATCCTCATCGTGGCCTCGGCGGGTCACGGCGCCGTGCTGGCGGTCACCGCGGACGCGTCCACGCACACCGAGACGCTCGGCTACGAGATGGGCATGCTCATCCGGGCCGTGCAGCCGTTCCTCGCCACGCCGGCCCGCCGCCCGACCATCGCGCCGTCCAGCGCGGGGATGTGA
- a CDS encoding DUF742 domain-containing protein, giving the protein MTDELFLDEEAGRLVRPFTVSNGRTRPSTSFDLLTLVMATGVRPLADLGPDHDMVLGLCVRPVPVVEVAARMNLPIAVTKVLLSDLVQHEALTARAPRAVEAASAANREVLEAVLDGLRARL; this is encoded by the coding sequence ATGACGGACGAGCTGTTCCTGGACGAGGAGGCCGGACGCTTAGTCCGGCCCTTCACCGTCAGCAACGGGCGCACTCGACCCTCGACATCCTTCGACCTGCTCACCCTGGTGATGGCCACCGGTGTCCGGCCGCTCGCAGATCTCGGCCCCGATCACGACATGGTGCTCGGGCTGTGCGTCAGGCCGGTGCCGGTGGTCGAGGTGGCCGCGCGGATGAACCTTCCGATCGCGGTCACCAAAGTCCTGTTGTCCGACCTGGTGCAGCACGAGGCGCTCACCGCACGGGCGCCCCGTGCCGTAGAGGCGGCCTCCGCCGCCAACCGAGAAGTTTTGGAGGCGGTGCTTGATGGCCTACGCGCACGACTCTGA
- a CDS encoding GTP-binding protein translates to MAYAHDSDPFPTALKILVAGGFGVGKTTFVGAVSEIAPLSTEEVITTASAGTDSLAGIEEKSTTTVALDFGRITLGSDHVLYLFGTPGQERFWFMWDELSDGALGAVVLADTRRLDACFPAVDFFEVRGIPFVVGVNEFDGAYQYSLEEVRDAIGLKSNAPIVFCDARHCSSGTGVLVELVQHLLGMTPGVASHQPPALR, encoded by the coding sequence ATGGCCTACGCGCACGACTCTGACCCCTTCCCGACCGCCCTGAAGATCCTCGTGGCGGGCGGGTTCGGGGTGGGCAAGACGACCTTCGTGGGGGCGGTCAGCGAGATCGCGCCGCTGAGCACGGAGGAGGTCATCACCACGGCCAGCGCCGGCACGGACAGCCTCGCCGGGATCGAGGAGAAGTCCACCACCACGGTGGCCCTCGACTTCGGCCGGATCACCCTCGGTTCGGACCACGTCCTGTACCTGTTCGGCACACCCGGGCAGGAACGGTTCTGGTTCATGTGGGACGAGCTCTCCGACGGGGCGCTGGGCGCGGTGGTGCTCGCCGACACCCGTCGGCTCGACGCGTGCTTCCCCGCGGTGGACTTCTTCGAGGTGCGCGGCATCCCGTTCGTCGTGGGCGTGAACGAGTTCGACGGCGCGTACCAGTACTCCCTCGAAGAGGTCCGTGACGCCATCGGCCTCAAGTCCAACGCACCGATCGTGTTCTGCGACGCCCGGCACTGCAGCTCCGGTACGGGTGTGCTCGTCGAACTCGTGCAGCATCTGCTCGGCATGACACCCGGCGTGGCGTCGCACCAGCCACCCGCGCTCCGTTGA
- a CDS encoding GAF domain-containing protein, whose protein sequence is MNSPYSSYEPPLDRLLLTPEDPGAPQRAARLAQLGLADTPRAEFDAFARRLALELDAPYAMVNFVDDRRQFFAGLYTPDAGPVNIAQGQAAETSMSREMRLDHGFCPHTVKRTAALVLDDVCDYPRFAGNPVVDEIGIRSYMGAPLVDALGGMNLGTICVVDTDSRTWGRQRLEIIKHMAQEMSDRIQAIATGH, encoded by the coding sequence ATGAACAGCCCCTATTCCTCCTATGAGCCACCGCTCGACCGCCTGCTCCTCACCCCCGAGGATCCGGGGGCGCCGCAGCGTGCCGCGAGGCTCGCCCAGTTGGGGCTCGCCGACACCCCCCGGGCCGAGTTCGACGCGTTCGCGCGCCGGCTGGCCCTGGAGCTGGACGCGCCGTACGCGATGGTCAACTTCGTCGACGACAGGCGTCAGTTCTTCGCCGGGCTCTACACGCCGGACGCCGGGCCCGTGAACATCGCGCAGGGGCAGGCCGCCGAGACCTCGATGAGCCGGGAGATGCGCCTGGACCACGGCTTCTGCCCGCACACCGTCAAGCGGACGGCGGCACTGGTGCTCGACGACGTCTGCGACTACCCGCGGTTCGCGGGCAATCCGGTCGTCGACGAGATCGGCATCCGCTCCTACATGGGCGCGCCGCTGGTCGACGCGCTGGGAGGCATGAACCTCGGCACGATCTGCGTCGTCGACACCGACTCCCGTACGTGGGGACGGCAGCGGCTGGAGATCATCAAGCACATGGCCCAGGAGATGTCCGACCGGATCCAGGCCATCGCCACCGGCCACTGA